The genomic region tgcagtatgctttgggtcattgtccatctgcactgtgaagcgccgtccaatgagttctgaagcatttggctgaatatgagcagataatattgcccgaaacactttagaattcatcctgctacttttgtcagcagtcacatcatcaataaatacaagagaaccagttccattggcagccatacatgcccacgccatgacacgaccaccaccatgcttcactgatgaggtggtatgcttaggatcatgagcagttcctttccttctccatactcttctcttcccatcactctggtacaaattgatcttggtctcatctgtccataggatgttgttccagaactgtgaagacttttttagatgtcgtttggcaaactctaatctggccttcctgtttttgaggctcaccaatggtttacatcttgtggtgaaccctctgtattcactctggtgaagtcttctcttgattgttgactttgacgcacatacacctacctcctggagagtgttcttgatctggccaaatgttgtgaagggtgttttcttcaccagggaaataattcttcggtcatccaccacagttgttttccatggtcttccgggtcttttggtgttgctgagctcaccggtgcgttcctttttaagaatgttccaaacagttgttttggccagacctaatgtttttgctatctctctgatgggtttgtggtgtttttttaggctaatgatggcttgcttcactgatagtgacagctctttggatctcatcttgagagttgacatcaacagattccaaatgcaaatagcagactggaaatgaactctggacactttatctgctcattgtaactgggataatgagggaataacacacacccggccatggaacagctgagaagccaattgtcctattacttttggttccttaacaagtgggaggcacatatgcaaactgttgtaattcctgcaccgttcacctgatttggatgtaccaaattaaagctgacagtctgcagttaaaacacatcttgtttcatttcaaatccattgtggtggtgtatagagccaaaaatgttagaattgtgtctgtcccaatatttatggacctggctgtatttttttccagtaaaagtTGCTTtagacccacatttttcacttccaAAAGGTGCAATAGGACAAAATGCTCCCCACATTGTTACTTATTGTCCCCtaaatacagcaacaccccatatagcCTTATGTAGtatgctgtatgggcgcacagcagggctctagatttAAACCGCAAAATATGGATTCTGCATGCCTAAATTAGCAGACAGgtgccattttctccccattatgacaacaccccaaatgtgattttagcctgctgtatgggtgcacagcagggctctagaggcaaactgcaaaatatggatttttcaGGCAgccctgaataaacagacatggattgtAGGTGCCAtatatcatataaaaaaaatccctgcggttcccagaaattaaaaactgcAACAGGGACCCCATTGTGGAAAGTGCACACCTGTACAAATATTTTAAGGGGATGCAAAGGGCACCTTTTGACCAaacaggtttttttacacaaggcagaaacacttgtcaaAGGATTTAAAAGCACATGGCTGTAAAAATTACTAACACACTCCaaattttcactttcacaaggggtaagagGAAAAAATGCAACCCGGTATGTTGCCCGTTTTCTCCCCATtatggaaacaccccatatgtgcttgtagcctgctgtatgggcgcacagccgggctctagaggcaaactgcaaaatatggatttttttaGGCCTGAATTGACATAGATTTTAGATCGGATGTAAAATATTTGAGGTCCCCATAAATTGAaaatcccaagaagtgaccccattttgcaaagtgcacccctgtacgaacattttaagcgGTGGAAAGGGCACCTTTGACCAAACGGGTGTTTCACATAAATTAAtacacgcccctgttaaaatgtcaggtttctgtgatgtaaaaaaaatgacgaagataaatcatttcagaactttttccacctttaatgtgacctataaactgtacaactcaattgaaaaacaaacaaatcttttaggtagagggaagtaaacatataaaaataaaataatatagttgcataagtgttcacacccttaaactaatactttgttgaagcaccttttgattttattacagcactcagtctttttgggtaggagtctatcagcatggcacatttagacttggcaagatttgcccactcttctttgcaaaaacactccaaatctgtcagattgcgagggcatctcctgggcacagccctcttcagatcaccccacagatttgtaattggattcaggtctgggctctggctgggccattccaaaactttaatcttcttctggtgaagccattctgttgttgatttggatgtatgatttgggtcgttgtcatgctgaaagatgaagttcctcttcatgttcagcttttgaACCTGAAGGTTTTGgtccaatattgactggtatttggaactgttcataattccctctagcttaactaaggccccagttccagctgaagaaaaacagccccttggcatgatgctgccaccaccatgcttcactgtgggtatggtgttcttttggtgatgtgcagtgttgtttttgcgccaaacatatcttttggaattatggccaaaaagttcaaccttggtttcatcagaccataacactttttcccacatgcttttgagagacttcagatgtgtttttgcaaaatgtagcctggcatggatgttttcttcgtaagaaaaggctttcgtcttgccactctaccccatagcccagacatatgaagaatacgggagattgttgtcacatgtaccacacagccagtacttgccagatattcctgcagctcctttaatgttgctgtaggcctcttggtcgcctcccagaccagttttcttcttgtcttttcatcaattttggagggacgtccagttcttggtaatgtcactgttgtgccatattttctccacttgatgatgactgtcctcactgtgttccatggtaaatctaatgccttggaaattattttgtacccttctcctgactgataccttttaacaatgagatcctctgacgctttggaagctctctgtggaccatggcttttgctgtgggatgcgactaagaaaatttcaggaaagaccaactagagcagctgaactttatttggggttaatcagaggcactttacatgatgccaggtgtatgctgactcctatttaattttgaatgtgattgcttaattctgaacacagctacatccccagttataaatatatgcaaccacattattttagtttttttttgttttcttccctccatctaaaagatttcagtttgtttttcaattgagttgtacagtttataggtcacattaaaggtggaaaaatttctgaaatgatttatctttgttctattttttttacatcacagaaacctgacattttaacaggggtgtgtagactttttatatccactgtatgtagtggttggtgaaaagtggctaTGTGGACAAAATCGGacataaggtggtaaaactaAAGGGTACATAAAAGatgaaattaatactccatggatgagtggtagattctgaaacaatcCAGGTTTTTCAggggtgtctttccttatcccccttttggaacacaccctgcatttGGAACACACCCTCATTTTGgggacttcaccagggaaatgttgccctggtacaacttgggTCCCATAACTTACAGAAGTACTGGGGCCCTCCCTTGCTTTGTTTGGAAGAATTGGGAGCTTTATCGCCACCGCTTGACAGTGTAGGAATGTTCTTGTTTGGCCTCTAAATCTAAACCGctccatctgtacaatgtgtacggacagctttttgtaccacactttagtTTTTTTGTGTGGCTCTGTATTGCTTCAGAACTTCATCTGAAAGATCAACCCCGCCCATGTGCCTCTTGTAGTCCAGGAATTAGTTTGGCTTGATGGTTCTGGTACCTCATGCAGGGGGAATGGTGTTACTTCGAATGGTGGTCAATACGaagacgtccctcttgtccttatacttaACCACCAACATATTCTCATTCAGGAGAGGACCGCTGTCTCCTTTTCTTTAATaagaagaaaatctttttgcgTTGACTCATCCCAAGACCCAGGACTTTTGTATTTTCATTTCTATAGAGCTCTGTGAGGGTTTGATTTTTGACTTGTATTTTTCGTTATCATTTTAGGGGTACATatcactttttgattgcttattacattttttttttgttccgactacacaaaaagcagcaattctgcCATTTTGTTTTTCTACGGCGTTCATCGTACAGGATAATTTACACGATACTTGTGTAGTGCAGGTCGTTACAGGCGCGGTGATACCAAATGTGGGGTAGATTTTACTTTGCCATTTTTCCACGGAAAATAAAGCGTATAAAATTAAGGTTAACttcacttccattttttttttctccaagaagacAAAGTTTAAAATCGTATTTTCCTCATAGTCTGCAGCAGCTTGCATGGCGTTCTCTAATGAATAAAATCTCTACAAAACGTGCGCCGCGTGCAGCGGCAAATTCCTAAGGAAACAGTCTTTTCAATAATAGGACAAGGTGTTGTAAGGGGCAGCATTGACCCTAAATATCTGAAGCATAACGCACATATATCGTGTTAACCCCTTTGTGACCACCAATACACCTTTTTACCTTGGTCATGGAGGAGCCTCAGCCGTCACCTTTCATGGCGGCCCACTCTAAGCACTGCATGGGTGGaccactagggttgccaccttacTCAACAAAAAATATGGGCCCAGTTAAGTCACACCCCCAGAGGGGTGTGTGGTTGTGGGGGCCCCAGAAACTCAACCTGTTATCACACACTGCCTCTATCTGCGCAGGATCCAGCCCCGGACGGTCCTCTCCGTCTGCGCAGGATCCAGCCCCGGAGCGCTCCTCTCAGTCTGCGCAGGATCCAGCCCCGGAGCGCTCCTCTCCGTCTGCGCAGGATCCAGCCCCGGAGCGCTCCTCTCCGTCTGCGCAGGATCCAGCCCCGGAGCGCTCCTCTCAGTCTGCGCAGGATCCAGCCCCGGAGCGCTCCTCTCAGTCTGCGCAGGATCCAGCCCCGGAGCGCTCCTCTCAGTCTGCGCAGGATCCAGCCCCGGAGCGCTCCTCTCAGTCTGCGCAGGATCCAGCCCCGGAGCGCTCCTCTCAGTCTGCGCAGGATCCAGCCCCGGAGCGCTCCTCTCAGTCTGCGCAGGATCCAGCCCCGGAGCGCTCCTCTCCGTCTGCGCAGGATCCAGCCCCGGAGCGCTCCTCTCCGTCTGCGCAGGATCCAGCCCCGGAGCGCTCCTCTCCGTCTGCGCAGGATCCAGCCCCGGAGCGCTCCTCTCAGTCTGCGCAGGATCCAGCCCCGGAGCGCTCCACTCCGGGGGCACTAAGGAGTTAAAAATACCTTGCAAGAGGATGTAAGGTGAGCAGTGTAGATGACTTTATAAGAGCTTCCAGCAGCTCTCAGACCCCTTATATACCACATTACAAACTACATTGATATACAGACCCTTCCCGGACTCGTCCCCTACTGCTCCGGACTCGTCCCCTACTGCTCCGGACTCGTCCCCTACTGCTCCGGACTCGTCCCCTACTGCTCCGGACTCTCCCCTCCCGCTCCGGACTCTCCCCTCCCACTCCGGACTCTCCCCTCCTGCTCCGGACTCTCTCCTCCTGCTCCGGACTCTCCCCTCCTGCTCCGGACTCTCCCCTCCTGCTCCGGACTCTCCCCTCCTGCTCCGGACTCTCCTCTGCTCCGGACTCCTCTCCTGCGCTCCTGACTCTCCTCTGCTCCGGACTCTCCCCTCCTGCTCCTCCGGACTCTCCCCTCCTGCTCCTCCGGACTCTCCCCTCCTGCTCCTACTGACTCTCTCCTGCTCCAGactcctctcctgcctctcccctCCTGCTCCCGCTCTTGTCCTGCATCTCGCAGAGCCAGGTAAGGGGCGGGAAGAAGCAGTCACATGATCGCATGACGTCATGCACCCAGAGAAGCCAATACGTTCTACTCCTTCCTCCCTCACAGGGcagcccctccccctcctccttccacaagCCGCTGCAGCCAGCGCTTCCcacgttaggtcatgtgaccacgaAGGAGCATTTGACCCGTGACGTGAGAATCCTCCctgtaacaactccattctagcagcTACATTATGGCTGGCGGTGGCGACCAGGGCTGCCAAGGGAGCAGTCAGAGCGAACGAGACCGCCAGTACTGTGAGCTGTGCGGCAAGATGGAGGACTTGTTACGCTGCGGACGTTGTCGCAGTTCTTTTTACTGCAGTAAGGAGCACCAGCGGCAGGACTGGAAGAAGCACAAGCTGGTGTGCCAGGGAGCAGCCCCGGGCACTGAGGCAAAAGCTGCGGGGTCCAAGAAAGATGCCCCTCAGGAGCAGACCGAGTCCACCCCGAAGGGGGCTGCCCTGAAGTGCCCACATTCCAAGCAGCTGGAGGTGGTGGTTGGAGGGGAGACCCTGAGGGCCATCAATGAAGAAGACTATACCCAGAAGTCTGGGGAGGCGTGTGCTGCTGGCAGGAGAGGAGAAGAGGGGCAGGAGAGACCCAACCGCCACAACAAGCCCCTCTTACAGAAGCTGGCCCTGGAGTACATCATCCCCTGCATGAATAAGCATGGCATCTGCGTGCTGGACGACTTCTTAGGCCAGGAGATTGGCGAGAGGATAGTGGGGGAGGTGAAAGCCTTGCACAGTACGGGACGTTTTACTGACGGACAGCTAGTCAGCCAAAAGAGCGACTCCACCAAGAACATCCGGGGGGACCAGATCACTTGGGTGGAGGGCAAGGAGTCGGGATGTAAGGCCATCGGCCACCTGATGAACAGCATGGACGACCTGATACGTCACTGTGGTACCAAGCTGGGCAACTTCAAGATCAACGGGAGAACGAAGGTGAGATACGTCCCAGCGTCAAAGCCTAACGCAACGGAGATGATGTACTTAAGGGAGGGTTCACGTCGCGTTTTTCACTTCCGTTTATCGTAagcaaaaaaaagtatacgttacACTGCTGCCTCAGACTGATACCATACACCTCCGTTCACCGTAGAGTTCCAAAGTTAaaaaatcaacaacaaaaaacgtATGCCTCaggctgatgccgtacagtggacGCCGTTCACCATAGATTTCCATcgtaaaaaaaagtatgttttttacaattttttatcgGACGGTGCAGCATACAAGAACGTGCTGTGCTGCGGTTATTTTACTAACATATATGTCAAATGGAGGcttaaaacgtgatgtgaacccaccctaaaatgTTAGGCCTGATGCGGTATAACGAGTGCAATCGACTGCCGCGCTCACAGGTAACGGGGCCCGGCACTGTCACTTTACCTCATGCCGGGCCTCATCAGAGCTCTCAATTCGGCTCCATCACATGCGGTACAGCATCTATCAGGACACAGCGCTGCCCTACTAGAACTATTCACATGAAATGGGTGGGCAGAGCCCAACTAACATCGCGGTTCTGCCCACCCGCTTTGGGAAGCGCTGAGGCCTGATAGATGCTGGAGTGCATGTGATGCAGGtgacggggcccggcatgaagtacagtgacagtgCCGGGCCTTGTTTCATGTGAGTGAAGACTGGTGGCAGTGGGGGCACACTACCAGTGGCAGTGAAAGGGGACAATGGCAGTGGAAGGGGAACCTTACCGGTGGCAGTGAAAGGGGAACTTTACCGGTGACAGTGGAAGGGGAACCTTACCGATGGCAGTGAAAGGGGAACCTTACCggtggcagtgaaagggggacccTACCggtggcagtgaaagggggacccTACCGGTGGCAGTGAAAGGGGAACCTTACCGGTGGCAGTGAAAGGGGAACCTTACCGGTGGCAGTGGA from Bufo gargarizans isolate SCDJY-AF-19 chromosome 9, ASM1485885v1, whole genome shotgun sequence harbors:
- the EGLN1 gene encoding egl nine homolog 1, whose protein sequence is MAGGGDQGCQGSSQSERDRQYCELCGKMEDLLRCGRCRSSFYCSKEHQRQDWKKHKLVCQGAAPGTEAKAAGSKKDAPQEQTESTPKGAALKCPHSKQLEVVVGGETLRAINEEDYTQKSGEACAAGRRGEEGQERPNRHNKPLLQKLALEYIIPCMNKHGICVLDDFLGQEIGERIVGEVKALHSTGRFTDGQLVSQKSDSTKNIRGDQITWVEGKESGCKAIGHLMNSMDDLIRHCGTKLGNFKINGRTKAMVACYPGKGTGYVRHVDNPNADGRCVTCIYYLNKDWDAKANGGVLRIFPEGKSQFADIEPSFDRLLFFWSDRRNPHEVQPAFATRYAITVWYFDANERARAKEKYQTGEKSVRIELNKSSQGVMKEVFCKE